The Vitis vinifera cultivar Pinot Noir 40024 chromosome 1, ASM3070453v1 DNA segment ACAAGGGCAGGCCTTGAGAAAGTAGAGAACAAAAAGTTGATGATAGCTCACAGTTCATGTAATTTTTGGAGGTTTATCCTATGGACATGTATGTAGAGGGGGTGCTACTTGGTTGATGTCTttatgaaatgaatttaatgcTTATTTTAAAAGAGAAACATAATGCAACTAACTATAATTTTGGGGTTGCTCAAATGAACCTTCAATATTGCAAATACATATTGTCACCAAACCTGATCTCCATGTGAAAATAAAAGTGGGTTAGAAGCCATACTAATTATTTAGGCCACAATTATCTTGTTCCTCTTTCGACTTTCAAATTCCAAATGCTACTTTAGCCTTTCAGCATGTCTCCAATTACTATTTCCTAAAGATGACTTTCTAATACGTATGTGGAATACATGGATAGGAAATAGTCTAAAAGCTCAAATTGCAAATTTGTTTGAATTAAAGACAATGAGATGTTTTACCAGTGTGATGAGTTCATAGGTATGACAAGGCCATAATCCTAGATTAGGTGGCGAGATTTGGCGTACCACCTGCTTTAGGGTTGGATCTTCACAATTACTACACCTGCCTTGGGCCTTTCCTTGCTTGGGCTTAGGTTTCACCTTGTTAAGCCAAACATGGGGTAATCTCCCCGTCTTTCTAGTAAAACTGTGTTCCCCTCATGTATGTCCTTCCACAGAGGCTAGTACCATAATACTGGCCTGAAAGCATTTAGGGCTTTATTTCCCTTGTTAACTTGAGCTTTCCTTGTGGTGTTCTGCATCAGTTTCAACATTCCTCTAAGATTTTTATGGCATTGTACGAGTTTTGCTTGTGTAATTAAAACTCCATCAAATTCTAATTGATCAATCTGAATTTGTTAAGCTCCATTCTTGATCTAGTGCACAAGTCTTAAgggttttattatgaaaacaGTTAAGTTACCATCATGAGCAAATAAGTTACCATCATGAGCAAAACTCCAGTAAAAGTTGCATAGTTTGGAAGAGTACCGAGTCCAGGGAGGAGATGGGAAAAATTCATCCTCTAAGAGCAAGGTTACAAACCTTCCTCACTGTAACTATCAAAAACCAAGACTATGATTTTTCCATGACCCTGGTCTAGGATCCCAAAAATTTGCGAAAATGCTCTTAGAATTACTATAACTTATTTGTAATATTGCTCCTGAGCCTGGGTGAGGTGGGAAAGTGGAGGGGTTCTTGGCTCAATTCCATTGTATGTTGAAGAACATTACTTATCATAGAATTTATTTTGCCTATGTTTTCATTACTGTTGAAATTCGCATGCAGTCTTACTATCCAGAGCGCTTAGCAAGATGTTTCATTTTAAACATGCCGGGCTTCTTTGTGAGTGTTTGGAGGATGGTTTCTTACTTCCTTGAGAAGGCAACCCTGGAGAAGGTATGCTCTTAACTTCTAACCTCCTTGATCAGCTTCATATGGACTCATGGATCCAGCAAATATCGGTGTCCCATCTGGTCAATGGCTATGCTCTTTAGACTAACTTTGTGATAATACAGATTGTGATAGTGAGCAATGAGGCTGAAAGAAGGGATTTTATCAAGGAAATCGGTGAAGAAGCACTACCAGAAGAGTATGGTGGACGATCAAACCTCATTGCTCTTCAAGATGTGACACTTACCCCATTAGAGGATTGACTGCTGCTACAATCCAGACTGATAAAAACATGATATACTAATGATCCTTGTTCCCTACTTCACTGCATTGTGGCCAGAAACATTAGTAATATTCTTGGGTCATTATTTTTCTGAAACAATGGTCTATTTATACAACGTCAAatctcttcttcctcttcatttACGTATATAACATTTGCCTACATTTACGTATAGAACATATGCCTACAGGATTTATGTTTCTCATAAATATGGTGTGgtcttttttgggtttttttttaaatcttttcctACTCAATTGGATGTTGATGATTCAACTACcatccatttttaatttatttcaattttcatgttTGTGGGGCATTAAAAATAGCTGGACAATATTGGCTTTTTCcatatttatcacatttttcgtCAAAATCCTTTATACGACGTTTGATCAAGAATAGAATAAGATAAGATATGATTGATAAGATAGGATACaataaaatctatatatttaagGATATCATACTACTAAATAAGACATGATATTTTACAATATACATATCATGGACATactattttaagataaaaaaaaatcttatttctaatttaatttttaaaatattcaataatttacttttttaaCAAGCAAAATTTCactttattattcttttttcttaaaaccATAACTATGGTTTTAGTTTTaagtctaaaaaaataattattaaaaactgTGATTTAAACCATAACCATAATTACTAACCGTGAAACTATGGATTTAAAacgaaaaaaattaaaacaataatggAGGGGAAGTTGACGTGTTACAAACggattattttgataaatattttcaacACAAATATGGATGGAGATGAATAGAATTATTTGATTGCAAACTCTTCTTTAATATAGGAAAagttttatgaatttattattattattattattttacacttTTACGGATTTGTTAATAGAGAAATGATATTTATATCCACCGTTtccaatccaaaaaaaaaaaagaaaaaaaaatgaggaaaaagaaacactcttagcaaagaaagaaagaacggCGGAAAGCGAAAACAGGAAGGAAAATCACAACGCCGCCTTCCCTAGCTTTTCAAGGTTTGAACCTCAGCCGCCTCTTTCTCTCTTAAACCCTAACCAAACCTCATTTTTTCAGATTCTCCAGGCTGCTGCACTCTTTATCTCTTTACATTAGTGTCAAAAATGAAGGCACCAGCTCTCGCCCACCATCACCACCTCCTCTCTGCAACTCGCATTCCTAGGACCAACCTCAGACCCCGTACCGCCACCCCCACTTCCACCATCCGCATGTCCCTCCAAGAAAATGCCCCCTCCCTTGCTGTAGTAGGCGTTACCGGCGCCGTCGGTCAGGAGTTCCTCTCCGTCCTGTCCGACCGCGGCTTCCCATATCGATCCATCAAAATGCTGGCCTCCAAGCGCTCCGCCGGCAAACACCTCACTTTCGAGGACAACGACTACGTTATTGAGGAACTCACCGCTGATAGCTTCGACGGCATCGACATCGCTCTCTTTAGCGCCGGAGGCTCCATCAGTAAACAGTTTGGTCCGATTGCGGTTGATCGGGGCTCCATTGTTGTTGATAACAGTTCGGCATTTAGGATGGATGAGAACGTGCCGCTTGTTATTCCAGAAGTGAATCCGGATGCAATGAAGCATATTAAGCTCGGGAGTGGAAAGGGGGCGCTTATTGCCAACCCCAATTGTTCTACTATTATATGCCTTATGGCTGCCACGCCCCTTCATCGGTGCGCCAAGGTACGAATTGGCTTTTTGTGATGAACACACATTTTGCTTTGCATATTTTGACTAACTATCGAGCTTTTTAATTTGCTTTTGTACTCTTTGTTGATTCGAATTAGTTTTCTTTCGGTTTATTCACCTCAACTTAGTCAAATAATTGTCCTTGGGCTCAATTCAATAACTGTTTCCCCTGTACATAGtcacttattaaaaaaaggaaaaatcaaaatttaaaatttcgatTTCTATCGTTTTCACTCTGGCAATCAGAAGGAGGATAATTTAATTGGTTATGCTGGCAatttgttcttcattttttgaagttgttttatttgattcttttttggGGAGGGGCAGATAAGAAGAAAGAATGGCATTTGCAATCAGCCTTTTGTAATTGAATGAATATGCTCACATAGTCTCACATTACACATTTTGGAGGGAATAAGGCATTAAGGATTCTTGAGTTCTATTTTGATGGCTCAATGTTCGATTAGCGTTTTTTAACTAGTTGTTGGTTTCCTTTTGATAGGACACTGATGTTTGGTTTTGTTACTTTTAATAATTACTGTATGTGAATCATGTTGCTCTTTTGGGGCTGACCGGCTGATTgctttattttgcttatttaGTCTGTGACTTTTATGTGATATGAGTATTTTGAATATTAATGTTTTGAGGAAGGGGAAGTATGAAAATACAAGACAAATAGCACCATAATGTATACCAAGGCATGGGGCAATTTCACTTACCCAGAAGCTGTGCTAAACCTGAAAAAACTTTGATTAAGCAACTTAAAACAAATGATATAGGATGCTTGAAGTTGTGAGTCTTATTCCTCATACAGGATACTTATTCGCTTATTCAAAATGAAGTAACATAATAATTATCATCAATGTTATTTAGAACATTGAGGTGAATATATTCTTATttacaattcattaaaaaattggTTATGTAGAAATGTTTGACCTTTTGTTGTTGTTGCAAATTCAAATGAGTTTTAGGTTCTTGTCTTGTGAGTTACTTCATTTTGGCATCCTAGCGTGGACCATACTGATTAGTTGCTCCATTAGTTTCCCAGGTGTGCTCCTATATTTAATCCATCAAGTTCAATGATTTTTAGATAATTGGCATAACAGCAATACAGAATTTCtgtaaaaatggaaaaaaaggaTGTGTTTTTGATGGATCAAGCCAAAAAgatatatgtataaataaataaataaatttacccattttacttatcaaaaatagaaataaattaccCATTTTctgttctttattttcttttaaattatttccaaTAAAAGAATTTAGAATTGATCAAATAGAAGTATGTTATTATAATATTGAGCATGTTAGGActtaaataaaggaaataaaataattgaagaaaaaacttCTAACTGATTGTTAGTTCAATGAAATAACTCTCTTTTTTCTATCTCTTCCCATTTGATATGGTTTAGTGATATTTGTGATTGATTATGGATGTTGTGGCCACTTCCATGATGGTGTTTACCTCTTGTAGGCTGACCGTGGTCAGTTAAGATTGCCTTTAAAGCTTTCAGAGTAAACTCTAAAATGCTTGTTCTAGCTTTCTTAGTTGGTCCTTTATCATTTTACctttgatttatgaattaataattttttaatcaaaataggttttttttattgcaaaaatCTTAACTATATACACATTATtacttagaaaaagaaatactAATTAActgattttataatattattgaaCTATATACTATTTATGTTGCTATACACAAGCACAGGTTTGCGCCAGGCCAGTTGCCCAAGTGTCTTGGGGTTTACTTGGGCCATCATGTAGTTTTGGCTGAACGCTTTACGATCGTGCTTCATTGTATGTGAATGTTTTAGGTAGTACGCATGGTTGTCAGCACATATCAGGCAGCTAGTGGTGCTGGTGCTGCTGCAATGGAGGAGCTTGAACTGCAAACTCGTGAGGTTTTCTCTAGTCAACTTGTCTTATCTTGATTTTAATCAATCTCCTTGTGGAAAGCTCCtctttgtcattattattattatttctttgaaaaattgattctttttccTGTTTTGCAATAAGGTCTTGGAGGGAAAACAACCaacttgtaaaattttcaagcaACAGGTTTGTCTACTCATTATACATGTTTACCAATTTGACAAGAATTACAACAaatgattttgtattttatcTAGTTGCCTAGAATAACCTCTTAATACATATACTTCATGCAGTATGCTTTTAATCTCTTTTCACACAATGCACCTGTTCTTCCAAATGGGTACAATGAAGAGGAAATGAAATTAGTAAAAGAGACAAGGAAAATCTGGGTGAGTTTATGATCTTTTATTCCTTGCTCTTCATATTTGGTTAACTAGATACTTCTTTGATAGGGTTTGTTTCGCAGATGCTGGATAGGAGCCAGGTCTTAATTTGTGTAGTTTATATAACATGACTTTTTGTTTCTATGTTGTAGAATGACATGAATGTTAAAGTGACTGCCACATGCATACGGGTCCCTGTTATGCGTGCGCATGCTGAGAGTGTTAATCTCCAGTTTGAGAATCCCCTTGATGAGGTACAATGATGATGCTATAAAAGATATATTGCTTATAAAACTTGGTGCACAATTAGATGTTGGTCTATTGATAttcataaaagaatttttttagcACAAGCTTGTTTTCATACATAATTTTGGGAATCCATCACAATAGAACATCCCATACCATTCATTTCTTAGTAAGAGCTGTTTCCTTTTCATGATTTTGAGACAACAAACAAGAGTGGGGTTCAACAGTCATAATGGAATCTCAGTGCAGCAGAGATTCTACACCATGCTTCTTTCTTGCTCAAAAAATTGCACCAATTATTGCTTGCCCTCAAGATTGAATTGGGTTAGTTTGCGCTATGCATCTACCCAACTCCAAGTTAAATTGCGGTTGGCTTGATTTCTACCGAACCCAAAGCAACCTATGTAAAAAGCTGCCCAAGCCTGTCCAGTGGATGGGTTACGTTGGTTGGCCCTACTAAACATGCAAGCCTACCTTGAAAATATTGTGCATACGTGTTTTGTTTGTGTGGTGATCATGCAATAATTTTGGCTTGCATCTTAGTCCTTGTTATAGTAGTATACAGGGACATTATTATGGCTGGACATGGGTTGACATTTTTTCCTGTCAATCATATAAGCAATTTAAAAGCTGTTTTGGGGAAGTAGTGAGTGAGGCCCATGCGACTGGAAGCTGTTGATTGCATCCCATCCCTACATTAATTGCACTTTGTCACAATGTTCTTGCTGTGTACTACTAATTGTTGTTATCATCGTGTGCACGTATCTTTTGATTGTGTGAGCATGTGTTTATGAGGTCACTGTGGAGTGGGCCCCCTAGTGAGATCTCAGTCTGGGACACTTTGACAGGGCATAGACTTGAACATCTTGGTCCTCAGGTTTGATACAAGTCGAGAATGACATTACTGCCATCATGTCCATCAGTAGGAGCCAACTTGCACTAGTCTTCATTGGGATGAGAAGagatatgaaaatgaaaaagttgtaaatacaaaaaaaacaaaaaaaattatgacatgGTAGTTTATTGActatggttttaattttttttcttattttttgtggCATAAAAGAACTGCCCATTTCTAATAGGATCTCATTTAATGCATTAATGCAACTGTGATTTTGCCCAGAAGCGGCCTTGATGTGCAGGCCTTTGAGGATCAGTCCCTTTGTCCTTTCAAGTTCCCTGGTTTTGTATTAGGTCTctaaatttttggtttttggcCCAAAATTTTTCCACGTAACGCCATCAAGTGCATGCTTGGGCTAAATGGTCCCCACTTGTCATTGTCAGAGCTGGGTTGTCTAAAGAAATTTAACTGAAATTCTAAGCAGTTTCTACCAAATGGTTTGCTCATAGATCAAATTTCACATTCTTGCGCAGGATAAAGCAAGGGATATCCTGAAGAACGCTCCTGGTGTGGTGGTTATTGATGAGCGGCCATCCAATAACTTTCCTACCCCATTAGAGGTATCAAACAAAGATGATGTTGCAGTAGGCAGGATACGCCGTGATGTTTCTCAGGATGGAAATTTTGGGTAAGCTTGATGTATGACTTTTCTTCTCCTTTATCCATACTTCCATTTCAATGAACCTTCATGCTATGCATAAACCCTGAACAGGCTGGACATCTTTGTCTGTGGTGATCAAATACGCAAGGGGGCTGCACTTAATGCCATCCAGATTGCCGAGATGTTGCTGTAGTTCACTTTTGATTCTTGCAGGGAGTtttgttttatgaatttatttatgtGGGAGATGAAGCAACGTTGAGCAATAGATTCTATTGATCCTCAATGCAGATATTCAGATGTGACATGAAACAAATTTTAGGAGTTCTTGTAGTATTGTGCTGAATTGTGGTTGGATGTTTTCCACTTAAAAAGTTGTGCACAAGTTATGCTAATATAATTCTGCACtagtaataaattaattttgtttcatGAACTGCCTGAGTCTtttcagtgtttttttttttccataacgCCTTTAGTTCTTTGTGTgtgtttttcccttttcttttagcATCCATGATCAGGATTATGATCTAAGTTACCCAATATGGAGTGTATGCTTCCATGCTTATATGTACAAAGTTTGTCAGTATATGACTTGAGATCCTCAAATCTTTGCTTGATATATATGATAGTATATGTTACATTTCTTCTAATCTGTTAATAAGTTTGTTGCAACTGATTAAATATGCTGTCCTCTACAcaaatttctttataatttattgaaatcaaCTCTATTTATTTTCGATTACGACAGTCTTAGGCCCATATCTATACCAGTATAACATAGTACTGAGAACTTGCGACTCTCTCATGTTTCACCATCATCGTATCATGATATCTCAGCTCTTTATGATGTGGACTCTCTACTTTAACATATGTTGAAGGCATTGTTCATGCATAAAATCCATCTAAAGAGTACATAGAAATTTGTATTGATCATGTTCATGGGCTTTTACTATGTCTTTGGCTACTCATCTTTGAGAGTAAAAAAAAGGCCAAGTTTGATGTCTTTTCATTTGTATTGGTGGAGGAGAGAGTCACAACTTTACTCAAAACGATACCTCACTTGAGCTTATATAAATGAGTAGGAAGCTTCTTGAGACATCCTTACATCTCCAAACATGGATGAGAGAAGATGGAGTATTGTggggaattttaaagaattcaaGAGATCTCTTGTGCATACCTTGAACATAACATTTGTGTTAGAGATTCTAGAGAGTTTTAGACTAGTGCGGGACTTTGGGGGCTTATAGAGAGTTCTTTGAATTCTTATAAAGAGGGGACGATTTCATTTGACTAAGGCACCAAGCAGTTAAGGGCTTTCAAGCATTATAGAGTATTTTAATCTAATACAAGCTTCTAATATTTCAGTATTAGTGCTTCTTTTGTGCATCTTAACTTTTGAATCAAGTAGCTTTGCTTAGCATTGTGGGATAAGATAGGGCTAAGGATGACTTAGCAACTTCAAAAgatttgaattgtttaagtgTTGCACATGTACTTGGGAAATCATGACATATGTGTGTTCTAGAGCTCCTAATTTACTAAagaattttatgatatttaaaaacaaaaagtggtTTCTATAcgaaactattcttaaaaacaattgtttgctctttggaaaaaaaaaatgctttctaACTCAAAATATATGTTTTACAAACATTtaacagaaaataattttttaaaaatttgtttcttttcttgcttttttaggtttttttaagaaccaaattttagatattttcaattactttttataaagtgtttagaataataattgaaaatatgaataatattttaaaaacttttacattACATATGCATCATATCTTCGTGTAAAATAagcaaagcaaaaaaaaaaaaaaaaaaaaaaactatttttcacatttaaattctcaaacataatattttttgtgaaaACAATAAAGACAGGTTTAAagaatggtttttaaaaattatatttttttgaaaatgttttaaaacaaagcctaaaatattttcatttcttactATCTATTGAGTTAGTTGATGACTATTTCTTGTGGTTGCTggattataagaaattaaaaattgcattttgaTTCTGACCCTTTGTAGATTAAGGAAACGTTTTTCTATACTTCCATAATATCTCAAAAACTTATTTATGCTTACCAAATGATTGAATTCAATGCTAAGCTTAACACAAATTgggaaaaacaaataatagtAACTTGTAACTTGGGAACATCTATCAAATCTCACTGCAAATTTTTATcatctttgattttaatttacaCAATGAAATTGCAATTAAACTCTCTTGTACTAGATGGATAAGACAATTCATGTGTATGAATTCCCCTATAATATGCCTAGGGATGAAGTTAAGGAACTTTTGAAGAAATGTACAAGTGAAGGAATTGTTGGGGCCTTTGAGATGAAGTAGCCCAAAAATGGAATATCAAACGTGTACTAAAGTCCAATTTACTTCCTAAAGATATGAAGAGTTATCTAAAAAACTATGGTATGGGTATAATTATTTGAAGGCTTGGGAAATAGAAGTATGAATAGGATAATATTGCATTTTGGTTGTTAAGGTTAGAAGAATGGTTTTTTATGCTCTAGAAAGtaataaatgtttttatgaaatttgggtttggACTAGGAAAGTTttacttctttctttcttatggCTTATGGAGTATAAACTTGAGGTTTTTACGAGAAGAACCTATTTAAAGATAGATGAGAATTATTAGAGTTGTATACAGTATTCTAGAGAACTCTTGTGTATAACTTGATGCCTATAAATAGATGTTGATCCCATTTGGTTGATGTACCAAACATTTGTGAGAATTCAAGGCcttataaaacattatttaatataaagtttcattattttaaactttctaAGTGTTGTTACTTCCTTAGTCATATTCATATGTAGCTTCACTATTGTATAGTGACTTCAAATGCCTTGAATTATCtaaatagtatatatataaaaaaagacctTAACACTTTATCTTTATGACATATACCATACTATTCCTTTTATCACGTCATTGTACTTATTTGATTAAGATGAACTGTTTACCAATTTTAATCCATTTTCAATGGTTTTGAAGGTAGACACATGAAAGGGAATCTTTTGTGTTtgtcttttataaaaaattattttctttaatctttTAAAGGTATAACGACTTCATCGGTTCATGCTAAGAAGTTAGATATGCTTTAGAGATTCTTCACATtccataattattttatttacacaCGTTTAGTCTcttatctttataaaaaaatattatgatatttaaaaaccaaaacatTCCTTTGTATACCTTAAGTTtggaactattttttaaaataattttttattatttaaaaaagaaaaatgctttctaactcaaaaaaTGTGTTTAATAGGTtgttaatagaaaataattttctaaaaatttgttttttttatcatattatttttaggaacaaaattataaatattttaatcatattttataaggCGTTGAAagcaataattaataatatgaataatatttttcaaaattctgcgTTATATATATCTTCACGCAAAATAtgcctaaaaaaaaacaattttcatatttagattctcaaacataatcttaaaaaccattttggctaaaaacttttttattttatttaacttcTATGAGTTTGAATCTTGTTACTAGGTTTCTAAGCAACTATAAAGATAGAAGAAATATATAGTAATAAATATTGTAAAAGGATATTAACTATgaggttttattattttgattttcaaaaaaacacttaattctagaaataaaaaaaaatcaaattctaattaaactacattttaataacataaagaattcaaagtaattcatttattttcttccttgggAAAGTTATCTTGAGATATTGATGAAATGGATGTTGAATTCAGCCAACTTTATAATGCATGTGCTGGACCGCTTTCAAGACTTGCGAACGAAGTtgtgctttttaatttttatatttcaaattttatttttcttgtgtCCAAACTTAGCGGGCAAGTTTCAGTGCCCAGTCGGAAGTGAGGTCCtctcataaaaaaatgtataggaTGAGTCTTTTAGCCTTTAGGAGGCTCCACCCGGGCCTAAAAGTCGAATGAATGATCCATCGGCGTAGTGAGAGCGGTGGGgctaaatatcatttttgttgatatttcatatttgtactctttaaatttttattcacaaaaatatttgatgcgagataaaaatttaaaatataatttaaggatatctttgtttaaaaaaaatattatatttcataagATGATTCTTTCCGAATTTGGTTTTTCAACGTTGgatttaaacaaataattctttgtttttagttgagaagaattatatgaattttttattttaaaaaaaataacatttatcgattatgaaaaaaataaaataaaaaaacattaattttaattttattccttttgtaaacctcaacaaaatttaatttaatttagtgatttggaaaaaaaatacatcatttttcaaaaaaataaaaataaaattgtgattattattatttaaaaatcagacatcttgaaaaatatatatatttaaaattgtatatgtaaaaattaactaaaaatatgtcaaaattatttttttaaaatgatatatttttataatatatatatatatatatattaaattagttttctaaaattaataaatctttagagtaattattaaaaaaattaagataaaaaagtttatcaaaCAATTGTGAtagaaaatacttaaaatagttttaaaggaTATAttaatcttttcatattttatattattctcatcaattatgtaatttttatggattaaatcttaatttttggattCAATTAGgtttaaaacacaatttttccATATAATTTGGTGTGGTAAGCAAACTAGGAGGGACTAACTGACTAAGGCGGTGAACCTATACAGTCATTGCCACATCATTTACATACGTCATCAcaactaattttcaaaaaagtgcCGCGATGCAAGGAATCTAGTCCTTCGTCTTCTATATATAGCTTTGCAAACTTCAGACTGGTCTGAGGACAAGCGAGAATGAGGATGATCGGATGGCTCTCCCTAGGGTTTTGAGTTTTATTCTTTGAGTGAAATAATCGCAGATCAAGTCTCTACAATTTCTGGTTTCTTTTCTTCTGggcttgttatttgatttccACTCTCTAACTTCCTCTCAGTGACTCGCTGTTTCGGTTACTTGCCGGggaaaaagagggaaaattcctaatttttcttttcatttccgGAAGATTCTCGCTAGAACGTAATGGAAACCTATGCTATAAATTCATGTTGATCTTTCATACATATTCATCtaacttttgtttttgttgtttttttggctGTGCTCGGCTCACTATTTCTGTTTTGCGATTCGTTTGAAAGCTTTGATTTGGTTGGGAGGgtgaattttgattataatgTCTTGTTGTTTGCATTTTTAAGTGTGAAAATTCTTGTCAATTGCGGCCATGTGTTGTGTTTGTATTAGGTTCTTCCAACGTctgaaacatgaaaaaaataaaaataaaaataaaatagaagccGAGATTCAAAATCttgattatgatatatttttctgCATTTTCTTTGGTGTTTTGATCTAGTAATGCCTTTTAGTGTATCTTTTATTTGGTGACTGGCTCATGTAACTTTCTTCTGGGTGGGCATGGGGTTTCTTGTATTAATATGGCCACAGGAACATTTGACAGACAGGCTATATATGGTGATCTTTGAGGAGATTGTATTGCTAAAGGTGTTATGGTTCCTCCACAGTTTTCACGAgcgttttatata contains these protein-coding regions:
- the LOC100245641 gene encoding uncharacterized protein LOC100245641; this encodes MKAPALAHHHHLLSATRIPRTNLRPRTATPTSTIRMSLQENAPSLAVVGVTGAVGQEFLSVLSDRGFPYRSIKMLASKRSAGKHLTFEDNDYVIEELTADSFDGIDIALFSAGGSISKQFGPIAVDRGSIVVDNSSAFRMDENVPLVIPEVNPDAMKHIKLGSGKGALIANPNCSTIICLMAATPLHRCAKVVRMVVSTYQAASGAGAAAMEELELQTREVLEGKQPTCKIFKQQYAFNLFSHNAPVLPNGYNEEEMKLVKETRKIWNDMNVKVTATCIRVPVMRAHAESVNLQFENPLDEDKARDILKNAPGVVVIDERPSNNFPTPLEVSNKDDVAVGRIRRDVSQDGNFGLDIFVCGDQIRKGAALNAIQIAEMLL